The Raphanus sativus cultivar WK10039 unplaced genomic scaffold, ASM80110v3 Scaffold3144, whole genome shotgun sequence genome has a window encoding:
- the LOC130506352 gene encoding uncharacterized protein LOC130506352: MPPKRGTKRTRTVRARVDAREVVDDQAPPVDVQTEGVPPVAPPIDQAALMQMVQAAATQAAQAAIQQVTQEAARVAAQEATRVAAQEVTRQLAAAQIPAPQIPQVPVHQIPGQQILPPPLPLPQVYPVHDERFYRLTSMMKNMGMEHFVGTLDPTAAYDWKLSLQRKLENIDCPPEFKLRLAMQYLRGDALVWWEGVRLNRGPDILTFADFIEEFDRKYFPKEAMDRKKRDFEHVSQRDLSIKQYEVKFNQLRRFVGGGIPEEELIRKFLDGMRLEIRNRCNVVTYYRLGDLVEKAAEQEAGWIEEQKLLKSVQTKSGKTTESQKKTWDQQETLSCARCHHHHNGECIRCHSCGRTGHMSRNCRFKPINSDFERQVVAQDKSSKDCYGCGQPGHMLRDCPTREHAEDLSPPKR; this comes from the exons ATGCCGCCAAAGAGAGGAACTAAGCGTACTCGCACCGTGAGAGCCAGAGTTGATGCTCGCGAGGTTGTTGATGATCAGGCTCCACCAGTGGATGTTCAGACAGAAGGTGTCCCGCCAGTAGCTCCACCGATTGATCAGGCTGCACTCATGCAGATGGTTCAGGCAGCAGCTACGCAAGCTGCTCAGGCTGCCATTCAGCAGGTTACCCAGGAAGCAGCTCGGGTTGCTGCACAGGAAGCTACTCGAGTAGCCGCACAAGAAGTTACCCGTCAGTTGGCTGCTGCTCAGATTCCAGCACCACAGATTCCTCAG GTCCCAGTGCACCAGATTCCAGGCCAGCAGATTCTGCCACCTCCACTGCCATTACCACAGGTTTATCCAGTTCATGATGAGAGGTTTTACCGGCTCACAAGTATGATGAAGAACATGGGTATGGAGCATTTTGTAGGAACATTGGACCCTACAGCCGCTTATGATTGGAAGCTGAGTCTACAACGGAAGTTGGAGAATATTGACTGCCCCCCAGAGTTTAAGCTTAGATTGGCTATGCAGTACTTGCGTGGAGATGCATTGGTATGGTGGGAGGGAGTGCGATTAAACCGTGGGCCTGACATTCTCACTTTTGCAGATTTTATTGAGGAGTTTGATAGGAAGTATTTTCCAAAAGAAGCTATGGATAGAAAGAAGAGGGACTTCGAGCATGTGAGCCAGAGGGACTTGTCGATCAAGCAGTATGAGGTTAAGTTCAACCAGCTTCGCAGGTTTGTTGGAGGTGGTATTCCTGAAGAGGAGTTGATCAGGAAGTTTTTGGATGGGATGCGTTTGGAGATTCGCAACAGGTGTAATGTCGTCACTTACTACAGATTGGGAGACTTGGTGGAGAAAGCAGCTGAACAGGAAGCAGGTTGGATAGAGGAGCAGAAACTTCTCAAATCAGTTCAGACCAAGTCTGGAAAGACTACAGAGTCTCAGAAGAAGACATGGGACCAGCAAGAGACACTGAGTTGTGCTcgttgtcatcatcatcataatggAGAGTGCATAAGGTGTCATTCATGTGGACGGACAGGTCACATGTCGAGAAATTGCCGGTTTAAACCAATAAACTCAGATTTTGAGAGGCAGGTTGTTGCACAAGACAAGTCATCTAAGGATTGCTATGGTTGTGGTCAGCCAGGTCATATGTTGAGGGATTGCCCGACGAGGGAACATGCAGAAGATTTATCGCCGCCTAAGCGCTAA